One genomic region from Kineobactrum salinum encodes:
- the gltB gene encoding glutamate synthase large subunit: MSAGLYSPEEFRDNCGFGLIVHTAGDASHRLLQTAIESLTCMTHRGGIAADGKTGDGCGLLMQMPDMFMRTLARECFDAELGDYYGVGQIFLAPDEARAAAARAAMEQALTDQGLTLLGWRVVPTDSSVCGEIALAAMPRIEQVFATADGLSQDELSTRLFVARRKAEIANRDDPEFYICSLSGRVIAYKGLVMPVDLPRFYHDLDDERLETAICVFHQRFSTNTMPRWPLAQPFRLLAHNGEINTIDGNRNWAEARTALFETERLPDIREITPLVNRTGSDSSSLDNMLDLLLTGGVDMPRALRMLIPPAWQNIESMDPELRAFYEYHSMHMEPWDGPAGIVLTDGRYAVCLLDRNGLRPARWVKTKDGFITLASEVGTHGYRSEDVVAKGRVGPGQILMVDTHTGEVLETEDIDNRLKTRQPYKRWLKDNAQRIEGTFGGELTPGIEREQIKQYMKMFQVTFEERDQVLRPLAESGNEAVGSMGDDTPMAVLSRHERSLYDYFRQKFAQVTNPAIDPLRESIVMSLETDLGAEKNIFYEGPEHADRVILSSPVLSQGKFNTLLGLQRPGFEVRDIDATYDPTAMNLQQAVLQLVQDAEQAVREGSTILIISDRAIDPQRLPIHSLMATGAVHHHLIRQGLRCDANLVIETASARDSHQVACLLGFGATAVYPYLAYSVLEELIRDGELLGEPGACYKNYRKGINKGLLKIMSKMGISAVSSYRGAQLFEAVGLAREVVDTAFCGVASRIEGAGFAELEDDQKRVALRARTQRKPLQPGGLLKYMHGQEYHAFNPDVVTTLQLAVATGDYATYQRYADLVNKRPVATIRDLLTPVLAQQALPLEQVEPIESILPRFDSAGMSLGALSPEAHEALAAAMNRLGARSNSGEGGEDPARYGTERSSRIKQIASGRFGVTPHYLVNAEVLQIKVAQGAKPGEGGQLPGGKVNALIARLRYSVPGVTLISPPPHHDIYSIEDLAQLIFDLKQVNPKALVSVKLVSEPGVGTIAAGVAKAYADLITISGYDGGTAASPLTSIRYAGSPWELGLAEVQQTLRGNGLRGVIRLQTDGGLKTGLDVVKAAILGAESFGFGTGPMVALGCKYLRICHLNNCATGVATQNEKLRDDHFNGTVEMVMNFFTFIATETREWLARLGVPSLEALIGRTDLLQRLPGETAKQARLDLSPILYKHPDAAGQPEFCQVTANKPFDRGETAEAMVAATLPAIEARSGGEFSFSVTNCDRSIGARLSGEIARRYGNTDMESDPIVLRLTGTAGQSFGVWNAGGLHMYLEGDSNDYVGKGMAGGKLVVYPARDAGFRSQDTVIIGNTCLYGATGGHLYAAGTAGERFAVRNSGCHAVVEGAGDHCCEYMTGGTVTVLGPTGVNFGAGMTGGFAYVLDQDRSFIDKYNSELVDIHRVNSEHMEAHRNHLRSSIREFAQETGSAWGAELLDNFEDYVGRFWLVKPKAADFNQLLSRLRNTD, from the coding sequence ATGAGTGCAGGCCTGTATAGCCCTGAAGAATTCCGTGACAACTGCGGCTTTGGCCTGATCGTCCATACCGCCGGCGATGCCAGCCACCGCTTGCTGCAGACAGCGATAGAGTCCCTGACCTGCATGACCCACCGCGGTGGCATCGCCGCGGATGGCAAGACCGGCGATGGCTGTGGCCTGCTGATGCAGATGCCCGACATGTTCATGCGCACCCTGGCCCGGGAGTGCTTCGATGCCGAATTGGGCGACTATTACGGTGTGGGCCAGATATTCCTCGCCCCCGACGAGGCGCGGGCAGCAGCTGCCCGCGCTGCCATGGAGCAGGCTCTGACCGACCAGGGCCTGACGCTGCTGGGCTGGCGCGTGGTGCCCACCGACAGCAGCGTATGCGGTGAGATCGCGCTGGCAGCCATGCCGCGCATCGAGCAGGTTTTTGCCACGGCCGACGGTCTGAGCCAGGATGAGTTGTCGACGCGGTTGTTTGTGGCCCGCCGCAAGGCGGAGATCGCCAACCGGGACGATCCGGAATTCTATATCTGCAGCTTGTCCGGGCGTGTCATCGCCTACAAGGGCCTGGTGATGCCGGTGGACCTGCCGCGCTTCTATCACGACCTGGATGACGAGCGCCTGGAAACCGCTATCTGTGTGTTCCACCAGCGTTTTTCCACCAACACCATGCCCAGATGGCCACTGGCGCAGCCATTCCGGCTGCTGGCTCACAATGGCGAGATCAACACGATCGATGGCAACCGCAACTGGGCCGAGGCCCGCACTGCGCTGTTCGAGACTGAGCGCCTGCCCGATATCCGCGAAATCACCCCGCTGGTGAATCGCACTGGCTCGGACTCCTCCAGTCTGGACAACATGCTGGATTTGCTGCTGACCGGCGGCGTGGACATGCCCCGGGCGCTGCGCATGCTGATCCCGCCGGCGTGGCAGAACATTGAATCCATGGACCCTGAGCTGCGCGCATTCTACGAGTACCACTCGATGCACATGGAGCCCTGGGACGGGCCCGCCGGCATCGTGCTGACCGACGGGCGTTATGCCGTGTGTCTGCTGGATCGCAATGGCCTGCGCCCGGCGCGCTGGGTCAAGACCAAGGATGGTTTCATTACCCTGGCCTCAGAGGTGGGGACCCACGGCTACCGCAGCGAGGACGTCGTTGCCAAGGGCCGGGTCGGGCCCGGCCAGATCCTGATGGTGGATACCCACACTGGCGAAGTGCTGGAGACCGAGGATATCGACAATCGGCTCAAGACCCGCCAACCCTACAAGCGCTGGCTGAAAGACAACGCCCAGCGCATTGAGGGAACCTTTGGCGGCGAGCTCACGCCCGGGATCGAGCGGGAGCAGATAAAGCAATACATGAAGATGTTCCAGGTGACCTTCGAGGAGCGTGACCAGGTGCTGCGGCCACTGGCGGAATCCGGCAATGAAGCGGTTGGCTCCATGGGAGACGATACGCCCATGGCCGTGCTGTCGCGGCATGAGCGCTCCCTGTACGACTACTTCCGCCAGAAATTCGCCCAGGTAACCAATCCGGCAATCGATCCGCTGCGGGAAAGCATCGTGATGTCGCTGGAAACGGATCTGGGGGCAGAGAAGAACATATTCTACGAGGGTCCGGAACACGCCGACCGGGTGATTCTCAGTTCGCCGGTGCTGTCCCAGGGCAAGTTCAATACCCTGCTGGGTCTGCAGCGGCCCGGTTTCGAAGTGCGGGACATCGACGCCACCTACGACCCGACAGCAATGAACCTGCAGCAGGCAGTGCTGCAGCTGGTGCAGGACGCCGAGCAGGCGGTGCGCGAAGGCAGTACCATTCTGATCATCTCGGATCGTGCCATCGACCCGCAGCGGCTGCCCATCCACAGCCTGATGGCCACTGGCGCTGTGCATCACCACCTGATCCGGCAGGGTCTGCGCTGCGACGCCAACCTGGTGATAGAGACCGCCAGCGCCCGCGATTCACACCAGGTGGCCTGCCTGCTGGGTTTCGGCGCCACCGCAGTCTATCCCTATCTCGCCTACAGTGTGCTGGAAGAGTTGATACGCGATGGCGAACTGCTGGGTGAGCCCGGCGCCTGCTACAAGAACTACCGCAAGGGCATCAACAAGGGCCTGCTCAAGATCATGTCGAAGATGGGCATCTCGGCGGTGAGCTCCTATCGCGGCGCCCAGCTGTTCGAGGCGGTGGGCCTGGCCCGGGAAGTCGTGGACACCGCCTTCTGTGGCGTGGCCTCGCGCATCGAGGGGGCGGGCTTTGCGGAGCTGGAGGATGACCAGAAGCGTGTAGCCCTGCGCGCCCGCACCCAGCGCAAACCGCTGCAGCCGGGCGGCTTGCTGAAATATATGCACGGCCAGGAGTATCACGCCTTCAACCCGGATGTCGTGACCACGCTGCAACTGGCGGTCGCCACCGGCGACTACGCCACCTATCAGCGCTATGCCGATCTCGTGAACAAGCGGCCGGTGGCGACCATTCGCGACCTGTTGACGCCGGTGCTGGCACAGCAAGCGCTGCCGCTGGAGCAGGTGGAGCCGATCGAGAGCATTCTGCCGCGCTTCGATTCCGCCGGCATGTCGCTGGGGGCACTGAGTCCCGAGGCCCACGAGGCGCTGGCGGCGGCGATGAACCGGCTCGGGGCCCGCTCGAACTCCGGCGAGGGCGGCGAGGACCCGGCCCGCTATGGCACCGAGCGCAGTTCCAGGATCAAGCAGATCGCCTCGGGCCGTTTCGGGGTGACCCCGCATTATCTGGTCAATGCCGAAGTGCTGCAGATCAAGGTGGCCCAGGGCGCCAAGCCCGGTGAGGGCGGCCAGCTGCCCGGCGGCAAGGTCAATGCGCTGATTGCCCGCCTGCGCTACTCGGTGCCGGGGGTGACGCTGATTTCGCCGCCACCGCACCACGACATCTATTCCATCGAGGACCTGGCGCAGCTGATCTTCGACCTCAAGCAGGTCAACCCGAAGGCCCTGGTGTCGGTGAAGTTGGTTTCGGAGCCCGGCGTCGGCACCATTGCCGCCGGCGTGGCCAAGGCCTATGCCGACCTGATCACCATCAGTGGCTACGACGGCGGTACCGCCGCCAGCCCGCTGACCTCGATCCGCTATGCCGGTTCGCCCTGGGAGCTGGGGCTGGCCGAAGTACAGCAGACCCTGCGCGGCAATGGCCTGCGGGGGGTTATCAGGTTGCAGACCGATGGTGGCCTGAAGACAGGCCTGGATGTGGTCAAGGCGGCGATTCTCGGCGCCGAGAGCTTCGGCTTTGGCACCGGGCCGATGGTGGCGCTGGGCTGCAAGTATCTGCGTATCTGCCATCTCAACAACTGTGCCACCGGCGTTGCCACCCAGAACGAAAAGCTGCGCGACGATCACTTCAACGGCACCGTGGAAATGGTGATGAATTTCTTCACCTTCATCGCCACCGAAACCCGCGAGTGGCTGGCCCGGCTGGGGGTGCCGTCGCTGGAGGCACTGATCGGGCGCACCGACCTGTTGCAGCGCCTGCCGGGCGAGACCGCCAAGCAGGCGCGGTTGGATCTCAGCCCCATACTGTACAAGCATCCGGATGCGGCCGGGCAGCCGGAATTTTGTCAGGTGACTGCCAACAAACCCTTCGACCGGGGCGAAACCGCCGAGGCCATGGTAGCGGCGACCCTGCCCGCGATCGAGGCGCGCAGTGGCGGCGAGTTCAGTTTTTCAGTGACCAACTGCGACCGATCCATCGGTGCCCGTCTTTCCGGCGAGATCGCCCGGCGCTACGGCAATACCGATATGGAGAGTGACCCCATCGTGCTGCGCCTGACCGGTACCGCGGGTCAGAGTTTCGGCGTATGGAATGCCGGCGGCCTGCACATGTACCTGGAGGGCGACTCCAATGACTATGTGGGCAAGGGCATGGCCGGTGGCAAGCTGGTGGTCTATCCGGCCAGGGACGCCGGGTTCCGCTCCCAGGATACGGTGATCATCGGCAACACCTGCCTCTACGGCGCCACCGGCGGCCACCTGTACGCGGCCGGCACTGCCGGTGAGCGCTTCGCCGTGCGCAACAGCGGTTGCCACGCGGTGGTGGAAGGCGCTGGCGACCACTGCTGTGAATACATGACCGGCGGCACCGTCACCGTGCTGGGTCCCACCGGGGTGAACTTCGGCGCCGGCATGACTGGTGGTTTTGCCTACGTGCTGGACCAGGATCGCAGTTTTATCGACAAGTACAACAGCGAGTTGGTGGATATCCACCGGGTCAACTCCGAGCACATGGAAGCCCATCGCAACCACCTCCGCTCCAGTATCCGCGAATTTGCGCAGGAGACCGGTTCGGCCTGGGGCGCGGAGCTGCTGGATAATTTCGAGGACTACGTGGGCAGGTTCTGGCTGGTCAAACCCAAGGCAGCCGACTTCAACCAGTTGTTGTCCCGTCTGCGGAATACCGACTAA
- a CDS encoding FAD-dependent oxidoreductase, with amino-acid sequence MRKRLENHFQFIDVGRNEPDKKLMQQRTTEYAEIYEPFTADQAAEQSHRCLECGNPYCEWKCPVHNFIPNWLKLVSEGNLFEAAELSHQTNTLPEVCGRVCPQDRLCEGACTLNDGFGAVTIGSSEKYITDTALAMGWRPDLSAVVPTGRKVAIIGAGPAGLGCADVLARAGVKPVVFDRYPEIGGLLTFGIPEFKLEKSVMIRRREVFEGMGIEFRLNTEVGRDVSVAELLEEYDALFLGMGTYTPMRGDFPGENLPGVHKALPYLVGNVNHNLGFEQDSKAYVNLKGKRVVVLGGGDTAMDCVRTAVRQQAKHVICAYRRDEANMPGSRREVANAKEEGVEFLFNRQPIEIVEYFGRACGVKMIETEMGEPDADGRRRPQPIPGSEKVMEADAVIIAFGFQPSPPAWLEELAVATNDWQGVVAPEEQTYKFQTSNPRVFAGGDMVRGSDLVVTAIWEGRQAAEGILDYLEV; translated from the coding sequence ATGAGAAAGCGGTTGGAAAACCATTTTCAGTTTATCGATGTCGGGCGCAACGAGCCCGACAAGAAGCTCATGCAACAGCGCACCACCGAATACGCGGAGATCTACGAGCCGTTCACCGCCGATCAGGCGGCCGAGCAGTCCCACCGCTGCCTGGAGTGCGGCAATCCCTATTGCGAGTGGAAGTGTCCGGTACACAACTTCATTCCCAACTGGCTCAAGCTGGTCAGCGAAGGCAATCTGTTCGAGGCTGCTGAACTCAGCCACCAGACCAATACCCTGCCCGAGGTGTGTGGCCGGGTCTGCCCCCAGGACCGCCTCTGTGAAGGCGCCTGCACGCTGAACGACGGTTTTGGCGCGGTGACCATCGGTTCCTCGGAGAAGTACATCACCGATACCGCGCTGGCCATGGGCTGGCGGCCGGATCTGTCCGCGGTAGTGCCCACTGGCAGGAAGGTCGCTATCATTGGCGCCGGTCCGGCGGGCCTGGGCTGCGCCGATGTGCTGGCGCGCGCGGGTGTGAAACCGGTTGTGTTTGACCGCTATCCGGAAATCGGTGGCCTGCTGACCTTTGGCATCCCCGAGTTCAAGCTGGAGAAGTCAGTGATGATCCGGCGCCGGGAAGTGTTCGAGGGCATGGGCATCGAGTTCCGCCTCAATACAGAAGTCGGCCGGGATGTCAGCGTTGCAGAGCTGCTGGAAGAGTACGATGCGCTGTTCCTGGGTATGGGGACCTATACCCCGATGCGCGGTGATTTCCCTGGCGAGAACCTGCCCGGTGTTCACAAGGCCCTGCCCTATCTGGTTGGCAATGTGAACCACAACCTGGGTTTCGAGCAGGATTCCAAGGCCTATGTGAACCTCAAGGGCAAGCGGGTGGTGGTGCTGGGCGGTGGCGACACGGCGATGGACTGTGTGCGCACCGCGGTGAGGCAGCAGGCGAAACATGTGATCTGCGCCTACCGCCGGGACGAGGCCAATATGCCTGGCTCCCGCCGCGAGGTCGCCAACGCCAAGGAAGAAGGCGTGGAATTCCTGTTCAACCGGCAACCGATCGAGATCGTCGAATACTTCGGCCGCGCCTGTGGTGTGAAAATGATCGAGACCGAGATGGGCGAACCCGATGCCGACGGCCGGCGCCGGCCGCAGCCCATTCCCGGCAGCGAGAAAGTCATGGAGGCCGATGCCGTGATCATCGCCTTCGGCTTCCAGCCCAGCCCCCCGGCCTGGCTGGAGGAGTTGGCGGTGGCAACCAATGACTGGCAGGGTGTGGTTGCCCCGGAAGAGCAGACCTACAAATTCCAGACCAGCAATCCGCGGGTGTTTGCCGGTGGCGACATGGTGCGTGGTTCGGACCTGGTGGTCACCGCAATATGGGAGGGCCGCCAGGCGGCGGAAGGCATACTCGACTACCTCGAAGTCTGA
- the hemE gene encoding uroporphyrinogen decarboxylase, whose product MTELKNDRLLRALQRQDVDRTPIWMMRQAGRYLPEYRATREQAGSFLDLCKNAELACEVTLQPLRRYPMDAAILFSDILTIPDALGLGLYFEEGEGPRFRKTVRSEEDLAGLTPIRAADDLSYVMNAVRTIRRELCGQVPLIGFSGSPWTLATYMVEGGSSKDFAQVKGMAYDRPELMHQLLALLADAVADYLTEQVNAGAQVLQIFDTWGGALSAAGYKEYSLKYMQRVISRLPTEADGRKVPVIVFTKGGGQWLPAIADCGAQAVGIDWTTDIGVARSQVGDRVALQGNMDPAMLFASPARIREEVGSILSSFGHGGGHVFNLGHGITPGVNPDHVTAFVEAVQELSPQYHTAH is encoded by the coding sequence GTGACGGAACTGAAGAACGATCGTTTGCTGCGTGCGCTGCAGCGCCAGGATGTCGACCGGACGCCGATCTGGATGATGCGTCAGGCGGGCCGCTACCTGCCGGAATACCGTGCCACCCGGGAGCAGGCCGGGTCATTTCTGGACCTGTGCAAGAATGCGGAACTGGCCTGCGAGGTGACCCTGCAACCTCTGCGGCGCTATCCGATGGATGCGGCCATCCTGTTCAGCGATATTCTGACGATACCCGATGCGCTGGGCCTGGGCTTGTATTTTGAGGAGGGCGAGGGTCCACGCTTTCGCAAAACCGTGCGCAGCGAGGAGGATCTCGCCGGCCTGACGCCCATCAGGGCCGCGGATGACCTGTCCTATGTGATGAATGCCGTGCGTACCATCCGCCGCGAGCTGTGCGGCCAGGTGCCTCTGATCGGCTTTTCGGGCAGTCCCTGGACCCTGGCGACCTACATGGTCGAAGGAGGCTCGTCGAAGGATTTCGCCCAGGTCAAGGGCATGGCCTACGATCGCCCGGAGTTGATGCACCAGTTGCTGGCCCTGCTGGCGGATGCGGTCGCGGACTACCTGACCGAGCAGGTCAACGCCGGCGCCCAGGTGCTGCAGATCTTTGATACCTGGGGCGGAGCGCTGAGCGCCGCCGGCTACAAGGAATATTCGCTGAAGTACATGCAGCGGGTGATCAGCCGTCTGCCCACAGAGGCTGACGGCCGCAAAGTACCGGTGATTGTGTTCACCAAGGGCGGCGGCCAGTGGCTGCCGGCGATAGCGGACTGTGGGGCCCAGGCAGTGGGGATCGACTGGACCACTGATATCGGGGTGGCCCGCTCCCAGGTGGGCGACCGGGTGGCACTGCAGGGGAATATGGATCCGGCGATGTTATTCGCCTCTCCGGCCCGTATCCGCGAGGAGGTGGGCTCGATCCTCAGCAGTTTTGGTCACGGTGGTGGGCACGTGTTCAATCTGGGCCACGGCATTACCCCCGGGGTCAACCCGGACCACGTCACGGCCTTCGTGGAGGCGGTGCAGGAGCTGTCGCCCCAGTATCACACGGCGCACTGA
- the cysE gene encoding serine O-acetyltransferase, protein MSTKKIDPVWDRIHRETAQHAAEEPILASFLHATILNHHNLECALSFHLANQLDSPTASSLLLREVILEAFKDDSCLRKSIRADLLAVEDRDSACHELYIPFLYFKGFHALQTHRVAHWLWQRDRQSLALFFQNRVSAEFAVDIHPAAKLGHGIMLDHATGVVIGETAVVGNDVSILQSVTLGGTGKEDGDRHPKIGNGVLISAGAKILGNIRIGDGAKVGAGSVVLDEVPPHTTVAGVPAKIVGRPATRSPALEMDHHFCCTEEEEAEETARRQLG, encoded by the coding sequence ATGTCGACAAAGAAAATCGATCCGGTCTGGGACCGGATTCATCGGGAAACGGCCCAGCATGCGGCGGAAGAGCCCATCCTCGCGAGCTTCCTGCACGCGACCATTCTCAACCACCACAACCTTGAGTGCGCGCTGAGCTTTCACCTGGCCAATCAGCTGGACAGCCCCACCGCCTCCTCCTTGCTGCTGCGCGAGGTCATTCTCGAGGCCTTCAAGGACGACAGCTGCCTGCGCAAGTCCATCCGCGCAGACCTGCTGGCCGTGGAGGACCGCGATTCCGCCTGCCACGAGCTGTACATCCCGTTTCTGTATTTCAAGGGTTTCCATGCGCTGCAAACCCACCGGGTGGCGCACTGGCTGTGGCAGCGCGATCGCCAGTCCCTGGCGCTGTTCTTCCAGAACCGGGTGTCGGCCGAATTCGCCGTGGACATTCACCCGGCCGCCAAACTGGGCCACGGCATCATGCTGGATCACGCCACCGGCGTGGTGATCGGGGAGACGGCCGTGGTCGGCAACGATGTGTCGATCCTCCAGTCTGTCACGCTGGGCGGCACCGGCAAGGAAGATGGCGACCGTCATCCGAAAATCGGCAACGGCGTGCTGATCAGCGCCGGGGCCAAGATCCTGGGCAATATCCGCATTGGCGACGGTGCCAAGGTCGGGGCCGGTAGCGTGGTACTGGACGAGGTGCCACCTCATACCACTGTGGCCGGCGTGCCGGCGAAAATCGTCGGCAGACCGGCGACCCGTTCACCGGCGCTGGAAATGGATCATCATTTTTGCTGCACAGAGGAAGAAGAAGCAGAAGAAACCGCACGGCGGCAGCTGGGTTGA
- the trmB gene encoding tRNA (guanine(46)-N(7))-methyltransferase TrmB: protein MDVRPAPGPVHARLTLLQEPATLASPIPPGHQQSTGAHPRLAEVVQRHLRQPHRQPLAARNDAAWNRLEQALDRGRPLVLDSFCGTGMSTALLAAQHPEHLVVGIDKSAHRLARHQRTAESERYLLLQADCEDIWQRLWQGGWQLDYHYLLYPNPWPKAAHLQRRIHGHPGLRALLALGGQLELRSNWQLYVEEFGLALHIAGRRGWVARLPEQASLTLFEEKYRRSGQPLWQYRAAAPVTNAPIMV from the coding sequence ATGGACGTGCGGCCAGCCCCGGGGCCGGTGCACGCAAGACTGACACTGTTACAGGAGCCCGCCACCCTTGCAAGCCCCATCCCGCCCGGTCACCAGCAATCAACAGGGGCCCACCCGCGGCTGGCGGAGGTGGTCCAGCGTCATCTGCGGCAACCGCACCGGCAGCCGCTGGCGGCCCGCAACGATGCCGCCTGGAACAGGCTGGAGCAGGCGCTGGACCGCGGCCGCCCGCTGGTGCTGGATTCCTTCTGCGGTACCGGCATGAGCACTGCGCTGCTGGCCGCGCAGCACCCTGAGCACCTGGTGGTGGGCATCGATAAATCCGCCCACCGCCTGGCCAGGCACCAGCGGACGGCGGAGAGCGAGCGCTACCTGCTGCTGCAGGCGGACTGCGAGGACATCTGGCAGCGCCTGTGGCAGGGCGGCTGGCAGCTGGACTATCACTACCTGCTGTACCCCAACCCCTGGCCCAAGGCGGCCCACCTGCAGCGCCGCATTCACGGCCATCCCGGGCTGCGCGCGCTGCTGGCGCTGGGTGGCCAGCTTGAACTGCGCTCGAACTGGCAACTGTACGTGGAAGAGTTCGGCCTGGCGCTGCATATCGCCGGCCGCCGCGGCTGGGTCGCACGCCTGCCGGAACAGGCATCGCTGACGCTGTTCGAGGAAAAATACCGGCGCAGCGGCCAACCCCTGTGGCAATACCGGGCCGCCGCCCCGGTGACGAATGCCCCCATTATGGTCTAA
- a CDS encoding acyltransferase, with protein MHRDLRPYWLKRAYLCFRRWYTEYFLRPRCSHLGPHHAVMKPWYVHISGANIHIGRCFTAIGEPMHRVEIGVWGREPGLGRIEIGDCVLLSPGSRICASDEIVIGDGVMLANGVYVTDSDWHTLYDRNQRAEQPSPVHIGDNVWLGDHATVLKGVSIGANSVVAARAVVTRDVPANVVVAGNPARVVKELDPARGFTTRMDLFADPEGLEAFFAGVDREVLAGNSLWRWLWSRIYPASAASGP; from the coding sequence ATGCACAGGGACCTGCGTCCGTACTGGCTGAAACGGGCCTACCTGTGCTTTCGCCGCTGGTACACCGAATACTTTCTGCGGCCACGCTGCAGCCACCTGGGGCCGCACCACGCGGTAATGAAACCCTGGTATGTGCACATCTCCGGCGCCAATATACATATCGGCCGCTGTTTTACCGCGATCGGCGAGCCCATGCACCGGGTCGAGATCGGCGTCTGGGGCCGCGAGCCTGGCCTGGGCCGGATCGAGATCGGTGACTGTGTGCTGCTGAGTCCCGGTTCGCGCATCTGCGCCAGCGATGAGATTGTCATCGGCGACGGCGTGATGCTGGCCAACGGCGTCTATGTCACCGATTCCGACTGGCATACGCTGTATGATCGCAACCAGCGGGCGGAGCAGCCCAGCCCGGTGCACATCGGCGACAATGTCTGGTTGGGGGATCACGCCACGGTGCTAAAGGGAGTGAGTATCGGCGCCAACAGCGTGGTGGCGGCGCGGGCAGTGGTGACCCGGGATGTGCCGGCCAACGTGGTGGTGGCCGGCAACCCGGCGCGGGTGGTGAAAGAGCTGGACCCGGCGCGGGGCTTCACCACGCGGATGGACCTGTTTGCCGATCCGGAGGGCCTGGAGGCCTTCTTTGCGGGCGTTGACCGGGAGGTATTGGCGGGCAACAGCCTGTGGCGCTGGCTGTGGTCCAGGATCTACCCGGCCTCGGCGGCCAGCGGACCCTAG
- a CDS encoding serine/threonine protein kinase, which translates to MNPSEHPYDRLTPDRVIDAVESAGYPCDARLLALNSYENRVYQVGIEDATPLIAKFYRPGRWSDAQILEEHSFSLELQDAEISVVAPLVDADGHTLHHFEGFRFALFPRRGGYPPELDNMDSLLVLGRTLGRIHGVGASARFEHRPTLNVDDMLTGNREFLLANFIPRELQAAYDSITLELLTLVNDSYGKVGEDDLIRVHGDCHVGNILWRDDCAHFVDLDDCCMAPAIQDLWMCLSGERHERQLQLSEMVEGYNEFFDFQPRQLRWIEPLRTLRLVNYAAWLARRWQDPAFPRSFTWFNTERYWGDHVLALREQLYALREEPLSLL; encoded by the coding sequence ATGAATCCCAGTGAACATCCCTACGATCGCCTCACACCGGACCGCGTTATCGACGCAGTGGAATCCGCGGGTTACCCCTGCGATGCCCGGCTGCTGGCGCTGAACAGCTATGAGAACCGGGTCTACCAGGTGGGCATCGAGGACGCCACGCCGCTGATCGCCAAATTCTATCGCCCGGGCCGCTGGAGCGATGCCCAGATCCTGGAGGAGCACAGTTTCAGCCTGGAACTGCAGGACGCGGAAATCTCCGTGGTGGCCCCGCTGGTGGATGCGGACGGTCACACTCTGCACCATTTCGAAGGTTTCCGGTTTGCGCTGTTTCCACGCCGCGGCGGCTATCCCCCCGAGCTGGACAACATGGACAGCCTGCTGGTGCTGGGGCGAACGCTGGGCCGCATCCACGGCGTGGGCGCCAGCGCGCGCTTCGAGCACCGCCCCACCCTCAATGTCGACGACATGCTGACCGGGAACCGGGAGTTCCTGCTGGCGAATTTTATTCCCCGCGAGCTGCAGGCAGCCTACGACAGCATCACGCTGGAGCTGCTGACGCTGGTCAATGACAGTTACGGTAAGGTGGGCGAAGACGACCTGATCCGGGTGCACGGCGACTGCCATGTCGGCAACATCCTGTGGCGCGACGACTGCGCCCACTTCGTGGACCTGGACGACTGCTGCATGGCGCCGGCGATCCAGGACCTGTGGATGTGCCTGAGCGGCGAACGCCACGAACGCCAGCTGCAGTTGTCGGAAATGGTGGAGGGCTACAACGAGTTCTTCGACTTCCAGCCGCGGCAGCTGCGCTGGATAGAGCCGCTGCGCACACTGCGACTGGTCAACTACGCTGCCTGGCTGGCCCGGCGCTGGCAGGATCCGGCCTTTCCCCGCAGCTTTACCTGGTTCAACACCGAGCGCTACTGGGGCGACCATGTGCTGGCGCTGCGGGAGCAGCTGTACGCGCTGCGGGAGGAGCCGTTAAGCCTGCTATAG